In one window of Desulforhabdus amnigena DNA:
- a CDS encoding CIS tube protein, protein MAWDRKEITAYLVDVDTGDYLDFQYNPNDIVDEKSTAYAAIKIPGMSHPRYQYVAGEPRKIGFKLVFFKGSVKESVDWLRSLLYPEHAGTMLKNAPHRVIFMFGDLYPGVLCVVRQVKARFFHMFDRDNLLPQHAEVDVMLEEYIDQSVDYSEVRG, encoded by the coding sequence GTGGCTTGGGACCGGAAAGAGATCACCGCGTACTTGGTGGACGTGGACACGGGCGACTACCTCGATTTTCAGTACAACCCGAACGACATCGTCGACGAGAAAAGCACGGCCTACGCGGCCATCAAGATTCCGGGCATGAGCCATCCCCGCTACCAGTACGTGGCCGGCGAGCCGCGCAAGATCGGCTTCAAGCTGGTCTTCTTCAAGGGGTCCGTAAAGGAGTCGGTGGACTGGCTGCGCTCGCTGCTCTATCCCGAACACGCCGGAACCATGCTCAAGAACGCCCCGCACCGGGTGATCTTCATGTTCGGAGACCTCTATCCGGGCGTGCTCTGCGTCGTCCGCCAGGTGAAGGCCCGGTTCTTCCACATGTTCGACCGGGACAACCTGCTGCCCCAGCACGCCGAAGTGGACGTGATGCTCGAGGAGTACATCGACCAGTCCGTGGACTATTCGGAGGTGCGCGGATGA
- a CDS encoding LysM peptidoglycan-binding domain-containing protein has translation MIGRRSRYAASILYTSGEGDFLGTRPAIESKPRPDDRFHTVIEGDRVDLLAHRYLGQADLWWIICDYNDIFFPMELTPGTILRIPSVEHVSMRLLD, from the coding sequence ATGATCGGACGTCGATCCAGATACGCGGCATCCATTCTCTACACGTCGGGAGAAGGGGATTTCCTGGGCACGCGTCCGGCCATCGAGAGCAAACCCAGGCCCGACGACCGGTTTCACACGGTGATCGAGGGGGACCGGGTCGATTTGCTGGCCCATCGCTATCTGGGACAGGCCGATCTCTGGTGGATCATCTGCGACTACAACGACATTTTCTTTCCCATGGAACTGACGCCGGGGACCATCCTGCGCATCCCCTCGGTCGAACACGTCAGCATGCGGCTTCTGGACTGA
- a CDS encoding DUF7768 domain-containing protein yields the protein MKRIFICSRYAGDVPRNTATAERLCRKAVERGCAPFAPHLLYTRFLDDGKTSEREAGIACGLTFMESCDEVWVFTGEGLSDGMRREVDHARRLGKPVIELEVM from the coding sequence ATGAAACGGATATTCATTTGCAGCCGGTACGCCGGGGACGTTCCCCGGAACACGGCGACCGCCGAACGTCTCTGCCGGAAGGCGGTGGAACGCGGTTGCGCGCCCTTTGCGCCGCACCTTCTCTACACGCGCTTCCTCGATGACGGAAAGACCTCCGAACGCGAAGCGGGCATCGCCTGCGGCCTGACGTTCATGGAGAGCTGCGACGAGGTCTGGGTGTTCACCGGCGAAGGCCTTTCCGACGGCATGCGACGGGAAGTCGATCATGCCCGGCGTCTGGGCAAGCCCGTCATCGAGTTGGAGGTGATGTAG